ATAACAATGTCGTAGTTGACCGCGTGTTGGAATCTGCCTTCTCGTCTTTTTCATTCAATTGGCAGGATTATCTTGAGCAGCCACGTGGGAGCATACATTCTGAGCCACCAACACACGAGCTTAATAGTGAGGAAGGCAGACAACCAGCCAACGAAAAAGCCGCCGAGCCGCAGCTTCCAAAGGTTGGCCCTGTTCCCCAGCCGAAGCCAAAATGATATCTCATGAGATCGATCGCGCGTCATAAACAAAGCCTCGATTTTCACTGTAGTGCAGGTCGAACGCCAAGCTTCTGCCCTACGTTGGATGAAGCGTCTCCCGACGTGGGCCGGTTATTCGCCCATCCAATCTTGATGAAGCGGACGGATCAGATGGTACCCATTAGGTTTCAGTAGAGCTGCTCGATAGGCTGCGAGAATCTGATCTTCGCTCATCGCCCATGGCATAGAAACATCAGTTAAGGGGCCGTACCCTCCCATTCTGATGGCGACTCCCGACCGAGAGGCGTCCTCTTCAGTCCAAGCCTTCAAAAATGCTTCAGCTGCTATTTTCCCGGCGGCGTAAGCGTTGATCGCTTCCACGCCGTTGCCTGTCTCGATGCCAAAAGAACTGGTAAAAATCACACGGCGATATGGTCGGTGCAGAAGCCGCATGAAGGACTGGAAATCCTCCCAGAATGGCTCCATCCGATTATGCGGTGGCGGCGAGGTCGCACACCAGATCGCAATATCATGCAGCGACGCAGGAGCCGCCAGCTCGTTGTCGGTATTAATCGGCACTACCGACTGTCCCATTCCCTGCAAATCCGCGACAACCAGTCTGCCGATCTTACCTAACGCCCCATAAACGGCAATCATCA
The Allorhizobium ampelinum S4 genome window above contains:
- a CDS encoding NAD(P)-dependent oxidoreductase, coding for MIAVYGALGKIGRLVVADLQGMGQSVVPINTDNELAAPASLHDIAIWCATSPPPHNRMEPFWEDFQSFMRLLHRPYRRVIFTSSFGIETGNGVEAINAYAAGKIAAEAFLKAWTEEDASRSGVAIRMGGYGPLTDVSMPWAMSEDQILAAYRAALLKPNGYHLIRPLHQDWMGE